One part of the Candidatus Eisenbacteria bacterium genome encodes these proteins:
- a CDS encoding hydroxyacid dehydrogenase: MSIRVLVSDPVAPASLEVLRAAGFEVDYLPRPTPAELRDKLREAEGWIVRSGTKATADLIEAAPKLRAIGRAGAGVDNVDVPAATRRGIPVMNVPGGSTVAVAELAFALMLALVRKVPQAHASLRAGRWEKSAFAGSELNGKTLGIVGFGRIGEAVAVRARAFGMTVLAHDPPRAAGPAPENVAWAGLDELLERADIVTVHAPLLPGTRGLLGAAQFARIKPGALLVHCARGGVVDEAALLEALRSGRLAGAALDVFEQEPPAADHPLLALPNVVVTPHLGASTAEAQDGVGVRIAEQVRDALLGRGARDAVNPEAVKRPS, encoded by the coding sequence GTGAGCATTCGCGTGCTGGTCAGCGACCCGGTCGCGCCCGCGAGCCTGGAAGTGCTGCGGGCCGCGGGCTTCGAGGTGGACTACCTGCCCCGGCCCACTCCCGCGGAACTGCGCGACAAGCTGCGCGAGGCCGAGGGTTGGATCGTGCGCAGCGGCACCAAGGCCACCGCCGATCTGATCGAGGCCGCGCCGAAGCTGCGCGCCATCGGCCGCGCCGGCGCGGGAGTGGACAATGTGGACGTGCCCGCCGCCACGCGCCGCGGCATCCCGGTGATGAACGTGCCCGGGGGCAGCACCGTGGCCGTGGCCGAACTGGCATTCGCGCTGATGCTGGCGCTGGTGCGCAAGGTGCCCCAGGCGCACGCCTCGCTGCGCGCGGGCCGCTGGGAGAAGTCGGCCTTCGCCGGTTCGGAACTCAACGGCAAGACCCTGGGCATCGTGGGATTCGGCAGGATCGGCGAGGCCGTGGCGGTGCGTGCGCGCGCCTTCGGCATGACGGTGCTGGCGCACGACCCGCCGCGCGCGGCGGGCCCGGCTCCGGAGAACGTGGCCTGGGCCGGGCTGGACGAGCTGCTGGAACGCGCCGACATCGTGACCGTGCACGCCCCGCTGCTTCCGGGCACGCGCGGGCTGCTGGGGGCGGCGCAGTTCGCGCGCATCAAGCCCGGCGCGCTGCTGGTGCACTGCGCCCGCGGCGGCGTGGTGGACGAGGCCGCGCTGCTGGAGGCGCTGCGGTCCGGCCGGCTGGCCGGGGCCGCCCTGGACGTGTTTGAGCAGGAGCCGCCCGCCGCGGACCATCCGCTGTTGGCGCTTCCGAACGTGGTGGTCACCCCGCACCTGGGCGCCTCCACCGCGGAGGCGCAGGACGGGGTGGGCGTGCGGATCGCGGAACAGGTGAGAGATGCGCTGCTGGGGCGCGGCGCGAGGGACGCCGTGAACCCGGAGGCCGTGAAGCGCCCGTCCTGA
- a CDS encoding alanine--glyoxylate aminotransferase family protein translates to MSERLFTPGPVEVPPEALLAESRPLIHHRTPEFRAELARALEGLRYVFQTDDPVLMFGCSGTGAMEAAVVNLVGPGDTVAVARGGKFGDRWLALAKVCGAKAVDIPVEWGRPTDVAAVRAALQANPGVKVLFATHSETSTGVRNDVRELAAAAREAGALFVVDGITSLGAMELKVKDWGVDVAVGGSQKGFMIAPGLAFLSVSARARETAAKCPTPRFYFDFARNLKACESGDTAFTPPISLVRSLLVTLDRMRAEGIENIWARHARNAAATRAAMVALGLEIYPQVPSDALTTVVAPAGITSDALIKAVLGRHGMRMANGQDQLKGKVFRIGHLGVYCPADILAVVGAIEDSLLSLGHAAPGGAGLKAAQKVLTAGGTGIAS, encoded by the coding sequence ATGAGCGAACGCCTGTTCACTCCCGGTCCCGTCGAGGTGCCGCCCGAAGCCCTGCTGGCCGAATCGCGGCCGCTGATCCACCATCGCACGCCCGAGTTCCGCGCCGAGCTGGCGCGCGCCCTCGAGGGCCTGCGCTACGTCTTCCAGACCGACGATCCGGTGCTGATGTTCGGTTGCTCCGGCACCGGCGCCATGGAAGCCGCGGTGGTGAACCTGGTGGGCCCCGGCGACACGGTGGCGGTGGCGCGCGGCGGCAAGTTCGGCGACCGCTGGCTGGCGCTGGCGAAGGTGTGCGGCGCGAAGGCGGTGGACATCCCGGTGGAGTGGGGTCGGCCCACCGACGTGGCCGCGGTGCGCGCGGCGCTGCAGGCCAACCCCGGGGTGAAGGTGCTGTTCGCCACGCACAGCGAGACCTCCACCGGGGTGCGCAACGACGTTCGCGAGCTGGCCGCGGCCGCGCGCGAGGCCGGCGCGCTGTTCGTCGTGGATGGCATCACCTCGCTGGGTGCGATGGAGCTCAAGGTGAAGGACTGGGGTGTGGACGTGGCCGTGGGCGGATCGCAGAAGGGCTTCATGATCGCGCCCGGGCTGGCGTTTCTCTCGGTGAGCGCGCGGGCCCGCGAGACCGCGGCGAAGTGCCCCACGCCGCGCTTCTACTTCGACTTCGCCCGCAATCTGAAGGCCTGCGAATCCGGCGACACCGCGTTCACGCCCCCGATTTCGCTGGTGCGTTCCCTGCTGGTTACGCTGGACCGCATGCGCGCCGAGGGAATCGAGAACATCTGGGCGCGGCACGCGCGCAACGCCGCCGCCACGCGCGCGGCCATGGTCGCGCTGGGGCTCGAGATCTATCCCCAGGTGCCCAGCGACGCGCTCACCACCGTGGTGGCGCCGGCGGGGATCACCTCGGACGCGCTGATCAAGGCGGTGCTGGGCCGCCACGGCATGCGCATGGCCAACGGCCAGGACCAGCTGAAGGGCAAGGTGTTCCGCATCGGCCACCTGGGCGTGTACTGCCCGGCGGACATCCTCGCCGTGGTGGGAGCCATCGAGGACTCGTTGCTCTCCCTGGGCCACGCCGCCCCGGGCGGCGCCGGGCTCAAGGCCGCGCAGAAGGTGCTGACCGCCGGCGGGACGGGGATCGCCTCGTGA
- a CDS encoding HAD family hydrolase, giving the protein MPPLHRILKGSGPAPLLWLDVDDTILDFTSAHPAGLRAVEHWARRHVGENRASKFTSTFDRGFQISFLGWLRPPTAAGQAFQAEAERRLAQVASEGPRPSRWSREIWLEMAADEAGARLPREALAEAAGEYWTALGGAQRLYEDVPPTLHELHAGGYRVALVTSSDSRLQPAETGWRYDPRASRDAKRRRLEGLLAPVRPWVERLVIGDPYEKTGPEFYEMVLREVPLESGGFVIAVGDSPEGDIRLARRAATAVRHGVLMDPHRRCPEGPPEGVDLRIESLHELLVHFF; this is encoded by the coding sequence ATGCCTCCTCTCCACCGAATCCTGAAAGGCTCCGGGCCGGCGCCGCTGTTGTGGCTGGACGTGGACGACACCATCCTCGACTTCACCTCGGCTCACCCCGCCGGCCTGCGCGCGGTGGAACACTGGGCGCGCCGGCACGTGGGTGAGAATCGTGCATCGAAGTTCACGTCCACCTTCGATCGCGGCTTTCAGATCTCGTTCCTGGGCTGGCTCCGGCCGCCGACGGCCGCCGGGCAGGCATTCCAGGCGGAGGCGGAGAGGCGGCTGGCGCAGGTGGCGTCCGAGGGCCCGCGGCCCTCGCGCTGGTCCCGCGAGATCTGGCTGGAGATGGCCGCCGACGAGGCTGGAGCGCGGCTGCCGCGCGAAGCGCTGGCGGAGGCCGCCGGGGAATACTGGACCGCGCTGGGCGGCGCGCAGCGACTGTACGAGGACGTGCCGCCCACGTTGCACGAGCTGCACGCCGGCGGATACCGCGTGGCGCTGGTGACCAGTTCCGATTCGCGACTGCAGCCGGCGGAGACCGGCTGGCGCTACGACCCGCGCGCCTCGCGCGACGCCAAGCGCCGCCGCCTGGAGGGACTGCTCGCCCCCGTCCGGCCGTGGGTGGAGCGGCTGGTGATCGGCGACCCGTACGAGAAGACCGGCCCGGAGTTCTACGAGATGGTGCTGCGCGAGGTGCCGCTCGAGAGCGGCGGCTTCGTGATCGCCGTGGGCGACTCGCCCGAAGGCGACATCCGCCTGGCGCGGCGCGCCGCCACCGCCGTGCGGCACGGCGTGCTGATGGACCCGCATCGCCGCTGCCCCGAGGGCCCGCCCGAGGGCGTGGACCTTCGGATCGAATCGCTGCACGAGCTGCTGGTGCATTTCTTCTAG
- a CDS encoding adenylosuccinate synthase, protein MGCQIVVGAQWGDEGKGKIVDLLCEHADVVARYQGGANAGHTVVVGDTTVILHLLPSGVLRPGIRCLLGNGVVIDPRAFFAEVEQVESAGFPLEGRLGVSPAAHVTMPYHRWLEQVEEAALGEKRIGTAGRAIGPTYRDKSGRSGIRISDLLHPVRLRDRLEARFASLRGPANERPTEFSVDALLDEFTAYGKRLAPFVTDVSLELHTALARGKNVLLEGAQGTMLDLDHGTYPFVTGSSAVAGGALVGVGLGPTKVGTVIGVAKAYCTRVGNGPFPTELAQGLGDHLREVGAEYGATTGRARRCGWYDAPAMRHAARVNGLEVMAVTKLDVLDGISPLRICRAYKVDGREMCEMPVDMEDFECAEPVYEDWEGWGESTTAARRWEDLPLNAQRYLDRLAGITGVPICLVSVGSERDSTLWLRDVRMPGR, encoded by the coding sequence GTGGGCTGTCAGATCGTGGTGGGCGCCCAGTGGGGCGACGAAGGCAAGGGCAAGATCGTGGACCTGCTGTGCGAGCACGCCGACGTGGTGGCGCGCTACCAGGGCGGGGCCAACGCCGGGCACACGGTGGTGGTGGGCGACACTACGGTGATCCTGCACCTGCTGCCCTCGGGAGTGCTGCGCCCGGGGATCCGCTGCCTGCTGGGCAACGGCGTGGTGATCGACCCGCGGGCCTTCTTCGCCGAGGTGGAGCAGGTGGAGAGCGCCGGGTTCCCGCTGGAAGGCCGCCTGGGCGTGAGCCCCGCCGCGCACGTCACGATGCCCTACCACCGCTGGCTGGAGCAGGTGGAGGAGGCCGCGCTGGGGGAGAAGCGCATCGGCACCGCGGGGCGGGCCATCGGCCCCACATACCGCGACAAGAGCGGCCGCTCCGGGATCCGGATATCCGACCTGCTGCACCCGGTCCGCCTGCGCGACCGCCTGGAGGCCCGCTTCGCCTCGCTGCGCGGCCCCGCCAACGAGCGCCCGACGGAGTTCTCCGTGGATGCGCTGCTGGACGAGTTCACCGCGTACGGGAAGCGGCTGGCCCCGTTCGTCACCGACGTGAGCCTGGAGCTGCACACGGCACTCGCGCGCGGCAAGAACGTGCTGCTGGAGGGCGCCCAGGGCACCATGCTGGACCTGGACCACGGCACCTACCCATTCGTCACCGGCTCCAGCGCGGTGGCCGGCGGGGCGCTCGTGGGCGTGGGACTGGGCCCCACGAAGGTGGGCACGGTGATCGGCGTGGCCAAGGCCTATTGCACGCGCGTGGGCAACGGCCCGTTCCCCACCGAGCTGGCCCAGGGCCTGGGCGATCACCTGCGCGAGGTGGGCGCCGAGTACGGCGCCACCACCGGCCGCGCCCGGCGTTGCGGCTGGTACGACGCCCCCGCGATGCGCCACGCCGCGAGGGTGAACGGCCTGGAAGTCATGGCCGTCACCAAGCTGGACGTGCTCGACGGCATCTCGCCGCTGCGCATCTGCCGCGCATACAAAGTGGACGGCCGCGAGATGTGCGAGATGCCGGTGGACATGGAGGACTTCGAGTGCGCCGAGCCGGTGTATGAAGACTGGGAAGGCTGGGGCGAGTCCACCACCGCCGCCCGGCGCTGGGAGGACCTGCCGCTCAACGCGCAGCGCTACCTCGACCGGCTCGCCGGGATCACGGGCGTGCCGATCTGCCTGGTCTCCGTCGGCTCGGAGCGCGACAGCACCCTGTGGCTGCGCGACGTGAGGATGCCCGGGCGCTGA